One genomic window of Burkholderia diffusa includes the following:
- the trpD gene encoding anthranilate phosphoribosyltransferase, whose product MTITPQEALQRTIEHREIFHDEMLHLMRLIMRGDMSPVMAAAIITGLRVKKETIGEIAAAATVMREFANHVEVQDNSNFVDIVGTGGDGAHTFNISTASMFITAAAGAKVAKHGNRGVSSKSGSADVLEALGVNIDLQPDQVAASIAETGMGFMFAPNHHPAMKNIAAVRRELGVRTIFNILGPLTNPAGAPNQLMGVFHPDLVGIQVRVMQRLGAQHVLVVYGKDGMDEVSLGAATLVGELRDGEVHEYEIHPEDFGLQMVSNRTLKVENAEESRTMLLGALDNQPGVAREIVTLNAGTALYAANIAESIADGIQLAREAIASGKARAKVDELVRFTQQFKR is encoded by the coding sequence ATGACGATTACCCCGCAGGAAGCGCTGCAACGCACGATCGAACACCGCGAGATCTTCCACGACGAGATGCTGCACCTGATGCGGCTCATCATGCGCGGCGACATGTCGCCCGTGATGGCGGCCGCGATCATCACCGGGCTGCGCGTGAAGAAGGAAACGATCGGCGAGATCGCCGCCGCCGCGACCGTGATGCGCGAATTCGCGAACCACGTCGAAGTGCAGGACAACTCGAACTTCGTCGACATCGTCGGCACGGGCGGTGACGGCGCACACACGTTCAACATCTCGACCGCGTCGATGTTCATCACGGCGGCGGCCGGCGCGAAGGTCGCGAAGCACGGCAACCGCGGCGTGTCGAGCAAGTCGGGCAGCGCGGACGTGCTCGAGGCGCTCGGCGTGAACATCGACCTGCAGCCCGACCAGGTTGCCGCGTCGATCGCCGAAACCGGCATGGGCTTCATGTTCGCGCCGAACCATCATCCGGCGATGAAGAACATCGCAGCCGTGCGCCGCGAGCTCGGCGTGCGGACGATCTTCAACATCCTCGGCCCGCTGACCAATCCGGCCGGCGCGCCGAACCAGCTGATGGGCGTGTTCCACCCCGACCTCGTCGGCATCCAGGTGCGCGTGATGCAGCGTCTCGGCGCGCAGCACGTGCTGGTCGTATACGGCAAGGACGGGATGGACGAAGTCTCGCTCGGCGCCGCGACGCTCGTCGGCGAATTGCGCGACGGCGAGGTGCACGAATACGAGATCCATCCGGAGGACTTCGGCCTGCAGATGGTGTCGAACCGCACGCTGAAGGTGGAAAATGCCGAGGAATCGCGCACGATGCTGCTCGGCGCGCTGGACAACCAGCCCGGTGTCGCACGCGAGATCGTCACGCTGAACGCGGGCACCGCGCTCTATGCGGCCAATATCGCCGAATCGATCGCGGACGGCATCCAGCTCGCCCGCGAAGCGATCGCGAGCGGCAAGGCGCGCGCGAAGGTCGACGAACTCGTGCGCTTCACGCAGCAGTTCAAGCGCTGA
- the trpE gene encoding anthranilate synthase component I — protein sequence MTELEFQSLANEGYNRIPLIAEALADLETPLSLYLKLAQPERAGANSFLLESVVGGERFGRYSFIGLPARTLVRTRNGVSEVVRDGQVVETHDGDPFEFIESFQARFKVAQRPGLPRFCGGLAGYFGYDAVRYIEKKLANTAPRDDLGLPDIQLLLTEEVAVIDNLAGKLYLIIYADPAQPEAYTKAKQRLRELKQRLRTTVQPPVTSASVRTETFREFKKEDYLAAVRQAKEYIAAGELMQIQVGQRLTKPYRDNPLSLYRALRSLNPSPYMYYYNFGDFHVVGASPEILVRQEKRGEDQIVTIRPLAGTRPRGNTPERDAELATELLNDPKEIAEHVMLIDLARNDVGRIAEIGSVQVTDKMVIEKYSHVQHIVSSVEGKLKPGMTNYDVLRATFPAGTLSGAPKVRAMELIDELEPIKRGLYGGAVGYLSFSGEMDLAIAIRTGLIHNGNLYVQAAAGVVADSVPESEWQETENKARAVLRAAEQVQDGLDSDF from the coding sequence ATGACCGAACTCGAATTCCAATCGCTGGCGAACGAAGGCTATAACCGCATCCCGCTGATCGCGGAAGCGCTCGCCGACCTCGAAACGCCGCTGTCCCTCTACCTGAAGCTGGCCCAGCCTGAGCGCGCGGGCGCCAACTCGTTCCTGCTCGAGTCGGTGGTCGGCGGCGAACGCTTCGGCCGCTACTCGTTCATCGGCCTGCCCGCTCGCACGCTGGTGCGCACCCGCAACGGCGTGTCCGAAGTGGTGCGCGACGGCCAGGTCGTCGAGACGCACGACGGCGACCCGTTCGAATTCATCGAGTCGTTCCAGGCGCGCTTCAAGGTCGCGCAGCGTCCGGGCCTGCCGCGTTTCTGCGGCGGCCTGGCCGGCTATTTCGGCTACGACGCGGTGCGCTACATCGAGAAGAAGCTGGCGAATACCGCGCCGCGCGACGACCTCGGCCTGCCCGACATCCAGCTGCTGCTCACCGAGGAAGTCGCGGTGATCGACAACCTCGCCGGCAAGCTCTACCTGATCATCTACGCGGACCCGGCCCAGCCCGAAGCCTATACGAAGGCTAAGCAGCGGCTGCGCGAACTGAAGCAGCGCCTGCGCACGACCGTGCAGCCGCCCGTGACGTCGGCGAGCGTGCGCACCGAGACGTTCCGCGAGTTCAAGAAGGAAGACTATCTGGCCGCCGTGCGCCAGGCGAAGGAATACATCGCGGCCGGCGAGCTGATGCAGATCCAGGTCGGCCAGCGCCTGACGAAGCCGTACCGCGACAATCCGCTGTCGCTGTATCGCGCGCTGCGTTCGCTGAATCCGTCGCCGTACATGTATTACTACAACTTCGGCGATTTCCACGTGGTCGGCGCGTCGCCGGAAATCCTCGTGCGCCAGGAAAAGCGCGGGGAAGACCAGATCGTCACGATTCGTCCGCTGGCCGGCACGCGTCCGCGCGGCAACACGCCCGAGCGCGACGCTGAACTCGCGACCGAACTGCTGAACGATCCGAAGGAAATCGCCGAGCACGTGATGCTGATCGACCTCGCGCGCAACGACGTCGGCCGCATCGCGGAGATTGGCTCGGTGCAGGTGACCGACAAGATGGTGATCGAGAAGTACTCGCACGTGCAGCACATCGTCAGCTCGGTCGAAGGCAAGCTGAAGCCCGGCATGACGAACTACGACGTGCTGCGCGCGACGTTCCCGGCCGGCACGCTGTCCGGCGCGCCGAAAGTGCGTGCGATGGAACTGATCGACGAGCTCGAGCCGATCAAGCGCGGGCTCTACGGCGGCGCGGTGGGCTACCTGTCGTTCTCGGGCGAGATGGATCTCGCGATCGCGATCCGCACGGGCCTGATCCACAACGGCAACCTGTACGTGCAAGCGGCGGCCGGCGTCGTCGCGGACTCGGTGCCGGAATCCGAATGGCAAGAGACCGAGAACAAGGCGCGCGCGGTGCTGCGTGCGGCCGAACAGGTCCAGGACGGCCTCGATAGCGACTTCTGA
- a CDS encoding CYTH domain-containing protein, translating to MAIEKEIKLALPAGQADAARRFFETLTGEAGDVIVLANVYYDTPDLALARSKSAVRVRRTPHGWLQTFKTVGSADAGLHRRHEWELPVAGDALEIDALVTACDVPDAATALRDAAPALHALFRTDFSRTLWRIAIGGATVEAAVDVGEIVVQAENDTRREPISEIELELIDGPEAALATLAAELQQALPGLAPENISKAQRGYRLRAQ from the coding sequence ATGGCGATCGAAAAGGAAATCAAGCTCGCGCTGCCGGCCGGTCAGGCCGATGCGGCGCGACGCTTTTTCGAGACGCTGACCGGCGAAGCCGGTGACGTCATCGTGCTCGCGAACGTCTACTACGACACGCCCGATCTCGCGCTGGCCCGTTCGAAGAGCGCGGTGCGCGTGCGCCGCACGCCGCACGGCTGGCTGCAGACCTTCAAGACGGTGGGCAGCGCGGACGCCGGCCTGCATCGCCGCCATGAATGGGAGCTGCCCGTCGCCGGCGATGCGCTGGAAATCGATGCGCTCGTCACCGCATGCGACGTGCCGGATGCCGCCACCGCGCTGCGCGATGCGGCGCCCGCACTGCATGCGCTGTTCCGGACGGATTTTTCGCGTACGCTGTGGCGCATCGCAATCGGCGGCGCGACCGTCGAGGCCGCGGTGGACGTCGGCGAGATCGTCGTCCAGGCGGAAAACGATACGCGCCGCGAACCGATCAGCGAAATCGAACTCGAATTGATCGACGGCCCGGAAGCGGCGCTCGCGACACTCGCCGCCGAACTGCAGCAAGCGCTGCCGGGCCTCGCCCCCGAAAACATCAGCAAGGCGCAGCGCGGCTACCGGCTGCGCGCGCAATAA
- a CDS encoding aminodeoxychorismate/anthranilate synthase component II translates to MLLMIDNYDSFTYNLVQYFGELGEDVRTYRNDEITLDEIARLNPDTICLSPGPSNPQHAGITLDVLREFAGKKPILGVCLGHQAIGEAFGGRVVRAKTIMHGKVSRIETDCRGVFADLPKHFDVTRYHSLAIERESLPDCLEVSAWTDDGEIMGVRHKTLPIEGVQFHPESILSEHGHALLENFLKQHRATARAAAPAA, encoded by the coding sequence ATGCTGCTCATGATCGACAACTACGACTCGTTCACCTACAACCTGGTCCAGTACTTCGGCGAACTGGGCGAGGACGTGCGCACGTACCGCAACGATGAAATCACGCTCGACGAGATCGCGCGCCTGAACCCCGACACCATCTGCCTGTCGCCCGGCCCGAGCAACCCGCAGCACGCGGGCATCACGCTCGACGTGCTGCGCGAATTCGCGGGCAAGAAGCCGATCCTCGGCGTCTGCCTCGGCCATCAGGCGATCGGCGAAGCATTCGGCGGCCGCGTCGTGCGCGCGAAGACCATCATGCACGGCAAGGTGAGCCGGATCGAAACCGACTGCCGCGGCGTATTCGCCGACTTGCCGAAGCATTTCGACGTCACCCGCTACCATTCGCTCGCGATCGAACGCGAATCGTTGCCCGACTGCCTGGAGGTGTCCGCGTGGACCGACGACGGCGAAATCATGGGCGTGCGTCACAAGACGCTGCCGATCGAGGGCGTGCAGTTTCACCCGGAATCGATCCTCTCCGAGCACGGCCATGCGCTGCTCGAGAATTTCCTGAAGCAGCATCGCGCAACGGCCCGCGCGGCCGCGCCGGCAGCCTGA
- a CDS encoding uracil-DNA glycosylase: protein MATRKTLRTPQQASLFDDPVPETAQDDVSAEAPAPAAVGRKPAKKAAATAPASSSPQPAAAHVPHLAAQFDALPAVWRDVLKPFTDSDAYAPLCRFVDDERAAGKTVYPTDVFRALRLTSPDDVKVVILGQDPYHGDDRGTPQAHGLAFSVPPAVRTPPSLRNIFKEIAANFGHDTPRHGCLDSWARQGVLLLNTVLTVERGAAASHAKRGWEQCTDTLIRELANRHRGLVFMLWGAHAQAKRALFDASAHCVLEAPHPSPLSAHRGFLGCRHFALANDYLVEAGREPIDWRLPEVAETLA from the coding sequence ATGGCAACCCGCAAGACTCTCCGCACGCCGCAACAGGCGTCGCTGTTCGACGATCCCGTGCCGGAAACGGCGCAGGACGATGTTTCCGCCGAGGCGCCCGCGCCCGCCGCGGTCGGGCGCAAGCCCGCAAAGAAGGCCGCGGCGACCGCCCCGGCGTCCTCCTCTCCGCAGCCGGCTGCCGCGCACGTCCCGCACCTCGCCGCGCAGTTCGACGCGCTGCCGGCCGTCTGGCGCGACGTGCTGAAACCCTTCACCGACAGCGATGCGTACGCACCGCTGTGCCGCTTCGTCGACGACGAACGCGCAGCCGGCAAGACGGTCTACCCGACCGATGTGTTCCGCGCGCTGCGCCTGACGAGCCCGGACGACGTGAAGGTCGTGATTCTCGGCCAGGACCCTTACCACGGCGACGATCGCGGCACGCCGCAGGCGCACGGCCTCGCATTTTCGGTGCCGCCGGCCGTACGCACGCCGCCGTCGCTGCGCAACATCTTCAAGGAAATCGCCGCGAACTTCGGCCACGACACGCCGCGTCACGGCTGCCTCGATAGCTGGGCGCGCCAGGGCGTGCTGTTGCTGAACACCGTGCTGACAGTGGAGCGCGGCGCGGCCGCGAGCCATGCGAAGCGCGGCTGGGAGCAATGCACGGACACGCTGATCCGCGAACTCGCCAACCGCCATCGCGGGCTCGTGTTCATGCTGTGGGGCGCGCATGCGCAGGCGAAGCGCGCGCTATTCGATGCGAGCGCGCACTGCGTGCTCGAGGCGCCGCATCCGTCGCCGCTGTCCGCACACCGCGGCTTCCTCGGTTGCCGTCACTTCGCGCTCGCGAACGACTATCTGGTCGAAGCGGGCCGCGAGCCGATCGACTGGCGCCTGCCGGAAGTCGCCGAAACGCTCGCGTAA
- the trpC gene encoding indole-3-glycerol phosphate synthase TrpC, translating into MSDILDRIIAVKREEVAAAMRSTPLEALKLEASARDLRDFVGALRAKQAAGNAAVIAEVKKASPSKGVLREHFVPADIARSYAAHGAACLSVLTDEQFFQGSVRYLEEARAACTLPVLRKDFIVDAYQILEARAMGADAILLIAAALDTPLMQDLEAYAHSLGLAVLVEVHDRDEMEQALTLNTPLLGINNRNLRTFETTIQTTLGMLDMIPQDRMVVTESGILSRTDVDTMRAANVNAFLVGEAFMRADQPGEELARMFF; encoded by the coding sequence ATGAGCGACATTCTCGATCGAATCATCGCCGTCAAGCGCGAAGAAGTCGCGGCGGCCATGCGCAGCACGCCGCTCGAGGCACTGAAACTGGAAGCGTCCGCGCGCGACCTGCGCGACTTCGTCGGCGCGCTGCGCGCGAAGCAGGCGGCCGGCAATGCGGCGGTGATCGCCGAAGTGAAGAAGGCGAGCCCGTCGAAGGGCGTGCTGCGCGAGCATTTCGTGCCGGCCGACATCGCGCGCTCGTATGCGGCCCACGGCGCGGCCTGCCTGTCGGTGCTGACCGACGAGCAATTCTTCCAGGGCAGCGTCCGCTATCTCGAGGAGGCGCGCGCGGCCTGCACGCTGCCGGTGCTGCGCAAGGACTTCATCGTCGACGCGTACCAGATCCTGGAAGCGCGCGCGATGGGCGCCGACGCGATCCTGCTGATCGCAGCCGCGCTCGACACACCGCTGATGCAGGACCTCGAGGCATATGCGCACTCGCTCGGCCTCGCGGTGCTGGTCGAAGTTCACGACCGCGACGAGATGGAACAGGCGCTGACGCTGAACACGCCGCTGCTCGGCATCAACAACCGCAACCTGCGCACGTTCGAGACGACCATCCAGACCACGCTCGGCATGCTAGACATGATTCCGCAGGACCGCATGGTCGTGACCGAATCGGGCATCCTGTCGCGTACCGACGTCGACACGATGCGCGCGGCGAACGTGAACGCGTTCCTCGTCGGCGAGGCGTTCATGCGCGCCGACCAGCCGGGCGAGGAACTTGCGCGGATGTTCTTCTGA
- a CDS encoding FMN-dependent NADH-azoreductase, whose amino-acid sequence MTTILQINSAARSQGAQSTLLANELTAKLQQSNPGAKVVVRDLLADALPHLDESVLGAFFTPADQRSAEQNAIVAKSDALIAELQAADIIVIGAPMYNFGVSSQLKTYFDWIARAGVTFRYTENGPEGLIKGKKVHVVTARGGKYLGTPNDSQTPFLRTFLGFIGLTDVSFIHAEGLNLGPDAQSAALAGAREAIAAA is encoded by the coding sequence ATGACGACCATTCTGCAAATCAATTCCGCGGCGCGCTCGCAAGGTGCGCAATCCACGCTGCTGGCCAACGAACTGACGGCAAAGCTGCAACAATCGAACCCCGGCGCGAAGGTCGTGGTTCGCGACCTGCTGGCCGACGCGCTGCCGCACCTCGACGAATCGGTGCTCGGCGCATTCTTCACGCCGGCCGACCAGCGCAGCGCGGAGCAGAATGCGATCGTCGCGAAGAGCGATGCACTGATCGCCGAACTGCAGGCCGCCGACATCATCGTGATCGGCGCCCCGATGTACAACTTCGGTGTCTCGTCGCAACTGAAGACGTATTTCGACTGGATCGCCCGAGCAGGCGTCACGTTCCGCTATACCGAGAACGGCCCGGAAGGCCTGATCAAGGGCAAGAAGGTTCACGTGGTGACGGCGCGCGGCGGCAAGTACCTGGGTACGCCGAACGACAGCCAGACGCCGTTCCTGCGCACGTTCCTCGGCTTCATCGGTTTGACCGACGTGAGCTTCATCCATGCGGAAGGCCTGAACCTCGGCCCGGATGCGCAAAGCGCAGCGCTCGCCGGCGCCCGCGAAGCGATCGCCGCGGCGTAA